A part of Aegilops tauschii subsp. strangulata cultivar AL8/78 chromosome 2, Aet v6.0, whole genome shotgun sequence genomic DNA contains:
- the LOC109744908 gene encoding LOW QUALITY PROTEIN: FT-interacting protein 7 (The sequence of the model RefSeq protein was modified relative to this genomic sequence to represent the inferred CDS: inserted 2 bases in 2 codons) — MEHKATTARSYLEQILVDETAEPTALPLSLLKDITGDFSDDQEIGRGGFAVVYKGIFGDKVIAVKKLSHAYMHETEFDREIECLMRAKHKNVVRFLGYCDDTQRSREIFDGKHVMAEIHQRLLCFEYVRKESLDKYINGRTTWPLTFPFIFFLHXIANYVIYHIASSIQKLRHQVSQIINPVSPLPXIGAYREWGTCYKIIKGICEGLQYLHDNHIIHLDLKPANILLDDNMEPKIADFGLSRCFDENQSRDITKTILGTIGYLAPEIREGGVIARSADLYSVGVIMLEILTGQKGYQDIGDVLESWSDRLERSQRDTLCEQIRVCYEIALECREFNPKMRPPSARDIIDRLHTMESIQGWFEKIFYFSTEPAQLPGSAYGLVETKPPLPVKVGQCGAATKMASIYDMVEPMSYLCVSVVKARDLPTMDITGALDPYVEVKLGNFKSVTRHLEKNANPVWRQMFTFSAAHLQSNQLEVIVRHKDVLRADFVGRVVFDMSDIPSRLPPDSQLAPQWYSLSDAHGERFPHGNSLGEIMLADEAFPEAWHSDAHSLSREGLTNTRSKVYYSPKLIYLKVSVIAAQDLIAADKGRPLAPTIAKIQIGNQIRRTRPGQPQGSANPAWNEEFMFVVSEPFEDPLVVTVEEKVVAGRDEPIGRVIIPVASPYVPRNDLVKSVPSKWFTLLRRMTVDEAAADVTTGIKHREHSKTFTSKIQLRMSLETAYHVLDESTCYISDLHPAAKLRRSAIGILEVEILGARDLAAGVENPYVVAKYGKKWVRTRTLNTTAPQWNEQYTWDVFDLSTVITIAVCNDYHGDANDQRIGKVRVRLATLETDRKYTQCYALMLLSPSGLKKTGELHLAVRFTCKSWTKMLAMYGKPLLPKMHHTNPISVPQLDYLRFQAIQMVATRLGRSEPPLHREVVEYMLDVDSHMFSLRRSKANFYRITSLFSGVVAVGKWFDGICKWKNPLTTILVHVVFLKLVCYPELILPVVFLCMIIIGARNYFRRPQGPPHIDMMLSRVELAHPNEMGVELDTMLRWYKDVSHPDELDEEFDTFPTSKPSDTVRRRYDRLRGLAGMVQTVVGNLAAQGERAQSLLSWRDPRLTPVFIALSLVMPVVLYLIPFRVLTMVVGWYFLRPPWFRGRTNLLLNLYSRLPSKDDVML, encoded by the exons TGACCGAGAGATTGAATGCCTAATGCGGGCAAAGCACAAAAATGTAGTGAGATTTTTGGGATATTGTGATGACACACAAAGAAGTAGGGAAATATTCGATGGAAAACATGTCATGGCAGAGATCCACCAAAGATTGCTTTGCTTCGAATATGTACGTAAAGAGAGTCTTGATAAGTATATCAACGGTAGGACCACATGGCCTCTAACTTTTCCCTTTATTTTCTTTCTTC ATATTGCGAATTACGTAATCTATCATATAGCATCTAGTATTCAAAAGTTAAGACatcaagtatctcaaatcataAACCCGGTTTCTCCTCTCC TTATAGGTGCATATCGTGAGTGGGGAACGTGCTATAAAATAATCAAAGGGATCTGTGAGGGTCTGCAGTACCTTCACGATAATCATATTATTCACCTGGATCTGAAACCCGCCAATATACTGCTCGACGATAACATGGAACCGAAAATTGCTGATTTCGGCCTATCAAGATGCTTTGATGAAAATCAAAGCCGGGATATTACCAAAACTATATTAGGAACAAT AGGATATTTGGCACCAGAAATTCGCGAAGGAGGTGTAATCGCACGCAGCGCTGACTTGTATAGTGTTGGTGTCATTATGCTGGAAATACTGACCGGGCAGAAGGGGTATCAAGATATTGGGGAT GTACTTGAAAGTTGGAGTGATAGATTGGAGAGATCACAACGAGACACACTATGCGAGCAAATACGAGTATGCTACGAGATAGCTTTAGAGTGCAGGGAATTCAATCCAAAGATGAGACCACCTAGTGCACGAGATATAATTGACAGGCTACACACAATGGAAAGTATCCAG GGCTGGTTTGAGAAAATATTTTACTTTTCTACCGAGCCGGCTCAACTACCAGGCTCGGCGTACGGTCTGGTCGAGACGAAACCACCACTTCCCGTTAAAGTCGGCCAGTGTGGCGCGGCGACGAAGATGGCGTCGATCTACGACATGGTGGAGCCGATGTCGTATCTGTGCGTGAGCGTGGTGAAGGCGCGGGACCTGCCCACCATGGACATCACCGGCGCGCTGGACCCGTACGTAGAGGTGAAGCTGGGAAACTTCAAGAGCGTGACGCGGCACCTAGAGAAGAACGCCAACCCGGTGTGGCGACAAATGTTCACCTTCTCTGCCGCCCACCTGCAGTCCAACCAGCTTGAGGTTATCGTCAGGCACAAGGACGTTCTTCGTGCCGACTTTGTTGGCCGCGTCGTCTTCGACATGTCCGACATCCCCAGCCGCCTGCCGCCCGACAGCCAGTTGGCCCCGCAATGGTACAGCCTTTCCGATGCCCACGGCGAGAGGTTCCCCCATGGCAATAGCCTCGGCGAGATTATGCTCGCCGACGAGGCGTTCCCGGAGGCGTGGCACTCGGACGCGCACTCGCTCTCGCGGGAGGGCCTCACCAACACGCGCTCCAAGGTGTACTACTCGCCCAAGCTCATCTACCTCAAGGTCTCCGTCATCGCGGCGCAGGACCTCATCGCCGCCGACAAGGGCCGGCCGCTCGCGCCGACCATCGCCAAGATCCAGATTGGCAACCAGATAAGGAGGACACGGCCGGGGCAACCGCAGGGGTCGGCGAACCCGGCATGGAACGAGGAGTTCATGTTCGTGGTCAGCGAGCCATTTGAGGACCCCCTGGTTGTGACGGTGGAGGAGAAGGTTGTCGCCGGGAGGGACGAGCCCATCGGCCGTGTTATCATCCCCGTGGCGTCCCCGTATGTGCCGCGCAACGACCTGGTCAAGTCGGTGCCGTCAAAATGGTTCACCCTATTGCGCCGCATGACGGTGGATGAGGCAGCGGCGGACGTCACGACGGGGATCAAGCACCGAGAGCACTCCAAGACGTTCACCAGCAAGATCCAGCTCAGGATGAGCCTGGAGACGGCGTACCACGTGCTGGACGAGTCAACGTGCTACATCAGCGACCTGCATCCAGCGGCG AAACTCCGCAGGAGCGCCATTGGCATCCTGGAGGTGGAAATCCTGGGCGCACGTGACCTGGCCGCGGGCGTGGAGAACCCGTACGTCGTCGCCAAGTACGGCAAGAAGTGGGTGCGCACGCGCACGCTCAACACCACGGCGCCGCAGTGGAATGAGCAGTACACCTGGGATGTGTTCGACCTCAGCACCGTCATCACCATCGCCGTCTGCAACGACTACCACGGCGATGCCAATGACCAGAGGATCGGCAAGGTGCGCGTTCGCCTCGCCACCCTCGAGACCGACCGCAAGTACACCCAGTGCTACGCGCTCATGTTGCTGAGCCCGTCGGGGCTGAAGAAGACGGGGGAGCTCCATCTTGCCGTCCGCTTCACCTGCAAGTCATGGACCAAAATGCTGGCCATGTACGGGAAACCGCTCCTTCCCAAGATGCACCACACCAACCCCATCTCCGTGCCGCAGCTCGACTACCTCCGGTTCCAGGCGATTCAGATGGTGGCGACGCGGCTGGGCAGGTCGGAGCCGCCGCTGCACCGGGAGGTGGTGGAGTACATGCTGGACGTGGACTCGCACATGTTCAGCCTGCGCCGGAGCAAGGCCAACTTCTACCGCATCACGTCGCTCTTCTCCGGCGTGGTCGCCGTCGGCAAGTGGTTCGACGGCATCTGCAAGTGGAAGAACCCACTGACGACGATTTTGGTGCACGTGGTGTTCCTGAAGCTGGTGTGCTACCCGGAGTTGATCTTACCCGTCGTGTTCTTGTGCATGATCATTATCGGGGCGAGGAACTACTTCAGGCGGCCACAGGGGCCTCCACACATAGACATGATGCTGTCACGCGTGGAGCTCGCGCACCCCAACGAGATGGGCGTGGAGCTCGATACAATGTTGCGGTGGTACAAGGATGTGTCACACCCCGACGAGCTGGACGAGGAATTCGACACGTTCCCGACGTCCAAGCCCTCAGACACCGTGAGACGGAGATACGACCGGCTGCGTGGCCTGGCTGGGATGGTGCAGACGGTTGTCGGCAACCTGGCTGCGCAGGGGGAGCGCGCACAGTCACTGCTAAGCTGGCGCGACCCCAGATTGACGCCCGTCTTCATTGCGCTCTCGCTGGTGATGCCCGTCGTACTGTACTTGATTCCATTCCGGGTGTTGACCATGGTGGTGGGG